One genomic segment of Thermodesulfobacterium sp. TA1 includes these proteins:
- the pyk gene encoding pyruvate kinase — MKKTKIIATIGPKTQDLSLIKRLIKAGVNVFRLNFSHGDHAYHKQSINLIRKASFELKIPVGILQDLSGPKIRIGEVKKPFLVHAGEVLELHKTKILGEKTEECAKVSVEYPEILKELKEKHLIYVADGLVKLKVIKKLEDKVITEVVQGGVISSKKGLNFPGVSLSIPAFTSKDREDLIFGLENEIDFVALSFVNKKDDVIACKEIVKRFGNGQLVFAKIETQNALVHIEEILEVADGLMVARGDLGVEVPIEKVPVIQKQLVEKAKKLGKPVIIATQMLTSMINSTMPTRADVSDIANAVLDGADALMLSDETAIGNFPVECVKTMVRTIQEAEKIYPYLKETCQEVPSDFAIAYSSCVLASEVKARAIVVFTKSGSSAIRVAKFRPKELILANVHDEKVLRRLTIIWGVYPYLVLSEINTTEAMIKEFLCKAYQEGLIKKQDTLVLTMGYPVGKVGSTNLIRLIKPDQIQDILSE, encoded by the coding sequence ATGAAAAAAACCAAGATAATAGCTACCATAGGACCCAAGACCCAGGACCTGTCTTTGATAAAAAGACTTATAAAAGCCGGTGTTAACGTATTTAGACTAAACTTTTCCCATGGAGACCATGCCTATCATAAACAAAGCATAAACCTTATCAGAAAGGCCTCTTTTGAATTAAAAATCCCTGTAGGTATTTTACAAGACCTTTCAGGTCCGAAAATTAGGATAGGAGAGGTTAAAAAACCCTTCTTAGTCCATGCAGGAGAAGTGCTGGAATTACATAAGACTAAGATTTTAGGGGAAAAAACCGAAGAATGTGCAAAGGTTTCGGTAGAATACCCCGAAATACTAAAAGAACTTAAAGAGAAACACCTTATCTATGTAGCTGATGGCCTGGTAAAATTGAAAGTAATAAAAAAATTAGAAGACAAGGTTATTACCGAGGTGGTGCAGGGAGGGGTTATTTCTTCTAAAAAGGGGTTAAACTTTCCAGGCGTTTCCCTTTCTATACCGGCTTTTACCTCCAAGGATAGAGAAGACCTGATTTTTGGCTTAGAAAATGAAATAGACTTTGTGGCTCTATCCTTTGTAAACAAAAAAGATGATGTGATAGCTTGTAAAGAAATAGTAAAAAGGTTTGGTAATGGACAGCTTGTTTTTGCTAAAATAGAAACCCAGAACGCCTTAGTACACATAGAAGAGATTTTAGAGGTAGCAGATGGATTGATGGTAGCAAGAGGGGATTTAGGGGTAGAGGTTCCTATAGAGAAAGTCCCTGTAATACAAAAACAACTGGTAGAAAAAGCTAAAAAATTAGGCAAACCTGTAATCATTGCTACCCAAATGTTAACCTCTATGATAAATTCTACCATGCCTACCAGGGCAGATGTTTCAGACATAGCTAACGCCGTCTTAGACGGTGCCGATGCTCTTATGCTTTCAGACGAGACCGCTATCGGCAACTTTCCTGTAGAATGCGTAAAAACCATGGTAAGAACCATCCAAGAAGCAGAAAAAATCTATCCTTACCTGAAGGAAACCTGTCAGGAAGTACCTTCAGACTTTGCTATTGCCTACAGTAGTTGCGTTCTGGCCTCTGAGGTTAAAGCAAGAGCCATCGTTGTTTTCACCAAGTCCGGAAGTTCAGCCATAAGGGTAGCTAAATTTAGACCTAAGGAATTGATTTTAGCCAACGTACATGACGAAAAAGTCTTAAGGCGTCTTACGATAATCTGGGGGGTCTATCCTTATCTTGTTCTTTCTGAGATAAACACGACAGAGGCGATGATAAAAGAGTTTTTGTGCAAAGCTTATCAAGAAGGCTTGATAAAAAAACAAGATACCTTAGTTTTAACGATGGGATACCCTGTAGGAAAGGTTGGGTCTACCAATCTAATAAGGTTGATTAAACCAGACCAAATTCAGGATATATTAAGCGAATAA
- the holA gene encoding DNA polymerase III subunit delta, with the protein MPVLTFSKTLELAKKNRIAPVYLFIGEEKLCKEKAREIYTLLLDKGTTIETYNLNDKEDKKVFAKTKGYQEGLFGLRKFYLILGGENLEPSKEAEIVKSLEKENQVFTWFIIAEKFEENRLLYQFALQKGAILFFDFKKEEDFLETELIFRLKNANKTMDRATTELFLSLVGKDYQHFINELDKLLLYAKDKPMISEEDIWAVTIPLEEEMLFMVEDSFFKAGPEKAYRIVAQLLDHKEEPHKILGYLYKFFKLLHILQEFLEKHPELKKEERFSHFAKKWEETKNSPLEEIPKVLTERHPYRIFNLKKYLEKIKNLPQVFEELYRAEIALKKEFKNPYLVFKELFINLWQKTLVNKSLN; encoded by the coding sequence ATGCCGGTCCTGACCTTTTCTAAAACTTTAGAACTTGCTAAGAAAAACCGTATTGCACCTGTCTATCTTTTTATAGGCGAAGAAAAACTATGCAAAGAAAAGGCAAGAGAAATCTATACCCTTTTGTTGGACAAAGGGACTACGATAGAAACTTATAACCTAAACGATAAAGAAGATAAAAAGGTTTTTGCAAAGACAAAAGGTTATCAAGAAGGACTTTTTGGATTAAGAAAGTTTTACTTAATCTTAGGCGGAGAAAATTTAGAACCTTCTAAAGAAGCAGAAATCGTAAAAAGTTTAGAAAAAGAAAATCAGGTATTTACTTGGTTTATTATTGCAGAAAAATTTGAAGAAAATAGACTTTTGTATCAGTTTGCTTTGCAAAAAGGAGCTATCTTATTTTTTGATTTTAAAAAAGAAGAAGACTTTTTAGAAACAGAACTTATTTTTAGACTTAAAAATGCCAACAAAACGATGGATAGGGCAACCACCGAGCTTTTTCTTTCTTTGGTGGGGAAGGACTATCAACATTTTATAAACGAGCTTGATAAGCTTCTTCTTTATGCCAAAGATAAACCGATGATTTCAGAAGAAGATATATGGGCGGTTACCATCCCTCTTGAGGAAGAAATGCTTTTTATGGTAGAGGATAGCTTTTTTAAAGCCGGGCCTGAAAAGGCCTACCGAATAGTAGCCCAATTGTTAGACCACAAAGAGGAGCCTCATAAAATTTTAGGCTACCTTTATAAGTTTTTCAAACTATTACACATTTTACAGGAGTTTTTAGAAAAACATCCTGAATTGAAAAAGGAGGAAAGGTTTAGCCATTTTGCCAAAAAATGGGAGGAGACCAAAAATAGCCCTTTAGAAGAAATTCCTAAGGTCTTAACCGAACGCCACCCTTACCGAATTTTTAACCTTAAAAAATATTTAGAAAAAATCAAAAACCTACCCCAAGTTTTTGAAGAACTATACAGGGCTGAAATAGCCCTAAAAAAGGAGTTTAAAAATCCTTATCTGGTCTTTAAAGAACTTTTTATCAACCTCTGGCAAAAAACCTTGGTTAATAAAAGTCTTAATTAA